The Plasmodium relictum strain SGS1 genome assembly, chromosome: 9 genome window below encodes:
- a CDS encoding farnesyltransferase beta subunit, putative: protein MDKNETYILRYNKKKILIELLFELIKYEKKKDGYKIDFENDKCYKYIENIVKLLFNYIFNLNKETSYYTTDYNFDKNSYLSSSDNLSEDSINSSDDELFELFNFNKNDVKEENEYFNNTDKDIHKLDCIDKNKDKISNNKKNESMNINNLNYNNMNNVKTNSINNELFENIKHKQNKNEEKNLYGKSNISDFFFNFHLNCSRNTQTIREKKKIEKQILSIYYTSFSSSIIDILLNNSEVEISDLILFFIFENVGNIHDISSFFSKGFYTFNSIYSYIEEYKSDKSINESEKKYNSINNFLYHEKYDGTNENLNKNDYANNSHLIKVEKKKEIKKEEIHSNNKEFTNKDLYSSNKKVKNEEISLNTHNENIYGELYINDIYEENNEIIYINEILKQKSVNEDNTNCNEKAFASQFENIMIKDNMLFVQNFKFKLNKSSVLLNKFISILNLQLEKQKHFKFCLDIFFFKNLKLNFLEASKPWIFYWCIHTIYILYNDFEIEQKLSKGTFSYIKKCVFLYLNKIKNDKDCFGGGLNQYTHIATTYAAVCVFIYLHDDENNFLSFLDKKKIHSYILKLKCADGSFRLHKNGEIDMRGTYCAISICSMCHILTKKVKKNVEKYILSCQNYEGGFTSEKFQECHGGYTYCALATLCILGKIEKINLNNLMCWLINKQSNLEGSFMGRTNKLVDSCYSFWIGSIFFLINEIYILKQIFQQNELKKKSENKKYKMLDYINFDELNNLENNDLKKKNTNFVKHENSITNLTSTYDLNDNYNNLNNEYYSCDKNEKKISLNKQNKSNESIANEFNYNVLICNKNNLSNDQNHKDEFFFTEDFKNKNKVTEEKILFNMNHAKLYLLLCSQSNKGGMKDKPKEKVDYYHTCYALSGLSLIENYISSHMHKMQNTYDKDNINKLNKIHILYNITVQKVYKSYNYFSPNIPLNEDKINHKIGKGAYLYLKRLVQ from the coding sequence aTGGATAAGAATGAAACCTATATACTgagatataataaaaaaaaaattttaatagaaCTATTGTTTGAGttaattaaatatgaaaaaaaaaaggacgGATACAAGATAGATtttgaaaatgataaatgttataaatatatagaaaatattgtCAAGTTGTTATTTAATtacatatttaatttaaataaggaAACATCATATTATACTACTGATTAcaattttgataaaaatagttATTTAAGTTCCTCAGATAATTTAAGTGAAGATTCTATAAATTCAAGTGATGATGAATTATTTGAACTTTTTAACTTTAACAAAAATGATGTAAAAGAggaaaatgaatattttaataatactgATAAAGACATACATAAACTTGACTgtatagataaaaataaagataaaataagtaataacaaaaaaaatgaaagtatgaatataaataacttaaattataataatatgaataatgtGAAGACTAACagtataaataatgaattgtTTGAAAACATAAAAcataaacaaaacaaaaatgaagagaaaaatttatatggAAAAAGTAATATCtcagatttttttttcaatttccaTTTAAATTGCAGTAGAAATACACAAACaataagagaaaaaaaaaaaatagaaaaacaAATACTCAGTATTTATTATACATCATTTTCTTCCAGTATTATTGATatacttttaaataattctgaGGTTGAAATTTctgatttaattttattttttatttttgaaaatgtTGGAAATATTCATGACATTAGTTCCTTTTTTTCAAAAGGTTTTTACACATTTAACagtatatattcatatattgaAGAATATAAATCTGATAAATCAATTAATGAAAGTGAAAAGAAATACAatagtataaataattttttatatcatgaaaaatatgatggaacaaatgaaaatttaaacaaaaaCGATTATGCTAACAATTCacatttaataaaagtggagaaaaaaaaggaaattaaaaaagaagaaattcaTTCAAATAACAAAGAATTTACAAATAAAGATTTATACTcaagtaataaaaaagttaaaaatgaAGAGATTTCTTTGAATACTCATAATGAAAACATATATGGAGAACTTTATATAAACGATatatatgaagaaaataatgaaattatttatataaatgagaTTTTAAAGCAAAAAAGTGTAAATGAAGATAATACTAATTGTAATGAAAAGGCTTTTGCTTCTCaatttgaaaatattatgaTAAAAGATAATATGCTATTTgtacaaaattttaaatttaaattaaataaatcatCCGTTCTATTAAATAAGTTTATAAGCATATTAAATTTACAATTGGAAAAACAAAAGCATTTCAAATTTTGtcttgatatatttttttttaaaaatttaaagttaaattttttagaagCATCCAAACCTTGGATATTTTATTGGTGCATCCAcactatttatattttatataacgATTTTGAAATTGAGCAAAAATTAAGTAAAGGAACATttagttatataaaaaaatgtgtgttcctttatttaaataaaataaaaaatgataaagacTGTTTTGGTGGTGGGTTAAATCAATATACTCATATTGCAACTACATATGCTGCCGTTtgtgtttttatatatttgcatgatgatgaaaataattttttaagttttcttgataaaaaaaaaatacattcaTATATACTGAAATTAAAATGTGCTGATGGCTCATTTAGGTTACACAAAAATGGAGAAATAGACATGAGAGGAACATACTGTGCTATATCAATATGTTCTATGTGTCATATATTGacaaaaaaagtaaaaaaaaacgttgagaaatatattttatcttgCCAAAATTATGAAGGAGGATTTACAAGTGAAAAGTTTCAAGAATGCCATGGTGGCTATACTTACTGTGCTTTAGCAACTTTATGTATTCTAGggaaaattgaaaaaataaatttaaataatttaatgtgTTGGTTAATTAATAAGCAAAGCAATTTAGAAGGATCATTCATGGGGAGAACAAATAAGTTAGTTGATTCTTGCTACTCATTTTGGATTggatctattttttttttaattaatgagatatatatattaaagcaAATATTTCAACAAAatgaactaaaaaaaaaatctgagaataaaaaatataaaatgctTGATTACATAAACTTCGATGAATTAAATAActtagaaaataatgatttaaaaaaaaaaaatacaaattttgTCAAACATGAAAATTCCATTACAAATTTAACTAGCACTTACGATTTAAATGACAATTATAATAActtaaataatgaatattattcttgtgataaaaatgaaaaaaaaatttctttaaataaacaaaataagtCTAATGAATCTATAGCTAATGAATTCAATTATAATGTTTTAATAtgcaataaaaataatttatccaATGATCAAAATCATAaagatgaatttttttttacagaagattttaaaaataaaaataaagttactgaagaaaaaatattgtttAATATGAATCATGCAAAactttatttacttttatgTTCTCAAAGTAATAAAGGAGGAATGAAGGATAAACCTAAAGAAAAAGTTGATTATTATCATACATGTTATGCTTTAAGTGGATTATCATTAATAGAGAACTATATATCATCGCATATGCATAAAATGCAAAATACATAtgataaagataatataaacaagctaaataaaatacatattttatataatattactGTTCAAAAAGTTTATAAaagttataattatttttcccCTAATATTCCTTTAAACGAAGATAAAATAAACCATAAAATTGGTAAAGGGGCAtacttatatttaaaaaggcTTGtacaataa
- a CDS encoding mitochondrial ATP synthase delta subunit, putative, which translates to MLNKTRRIFFSTAKNSNLYLTLSSSSESIFRSQIIKRASFPGIEGYFTITNNHSPLVTLLRNGIITVEFDEKDKKQFFISDGIFIYKKSNDNNNNNNAEVVGVEIVPLEYLDKNKTVKVLQQLCAVNDATDDKWRKIKTLLGKELCSSILRIAS; encoded by the exons ATGTTGAACAAAACaagaagaattttttttagcaCAGCAAAAAATAgcaatttatatttaactcTTTCTTCATCAAGTGAATCTATATTTAGAagtcaaataataaaaagagcTTCCTTTCCAG gaaTTGAAGGATATTTTACTATAACAAATAACCATAGTCCTTTGGTTACTTTATTAAGAAATGGAATAATAACTGTTGAATTTGATGAGAAGgataaaaaacaattttttatttcagatggaatatttatttataaaaaaagtaatgataacaataacaataataatgcAGAAGTTGTAGGTGTTGAAATTGTACCCTTAGAATACTTAGACAAAAACAAAACAGTTAAAGTATTACAGCAGTTGTGTGCAGTTAATGACGCTACTGATGACAAATGGAGAAAAATCAAAACGTTGTTGGG gAAAGAGTTATGTTCTTCTATTCTTAGAATTGCTTCTTGA